CGGCATCAGAACCGCGTAGCCGGCCGAGGTGTAGATCGAGCCGATCGCCCCGGCGCTCGGCGGCTGGTAGCGGTGCATGTTCTGCGACAGTTTCTCGTAGATGTACACGATCGTCGGGTACTTCTTGCCCGGCTCGTAGTCGGCCGGCAGGAACAGCGCGCCCTGGAGCTTCATCCCGCCCACGCCCTTGTACTCGATCAACTTAGTCCCCGCGGACCACTTGTAGTCCTTCTGCTGCGGGTTGGCGTCCGTGACCTTCTTCGCATTCTTGAACGTCGCGTCCGCGATGTAGAAGTCGGGGTAGTCCACGCTCGTCTGCCGGGAGAACACGAACGTGTCCGCCTTGCGCGCCTTGGCCTGTACCCCGTAAGCACAGTCGCCCCACAGCAGCACGTTCGCGCCGGGCTTCGACGGGTCGATGCGGGCGAACCCGTCCTTCTTCGTCCACTCGCCGTACATCGCCGTGTACACGGGGCGCGTGAGGTCGACCCCGGGCTTGGGTTCGGCCTCGAACTGGTTCAACCCGCGGTAGCGGATGCCGTCCTTCTTGCCGTTCTCGGTCAGGCTCGTGCCGCCCGAGCCGTCAACGCTCACGCGCCAGATGTCCCACCCGTCGGAGAGCAGCACGAACTTCCCGTCGCGGCTCCAGCCGAACGCGGGCGTGGCCGGCTTGTCGAAGTTGTGGTCGTCGTCCGTGTCGACGAACGATGTGCCGACCTTCTCGGTCACGTTCGTGCCCTTCCCTGCGGTCATGTCGTAGACGTGGTAGTGCCCGTCCTTGTAGTAAAGGAAGTGGGTGCCGACCGGGGACGGGCTCGCACTCGCCCCGCCGAAGAACAGGCTCGCGAGCTTCTCCGCCGCCTTCGTCTTCGTCCCAGTCTTCGGGTCGATCACGTACACGTCGGTGTAGAGCTTGCCGTTCAGGTAGCTCATGTACTCGTAGGGCTTCGAGTCGCGCCCGATCGCGTACTTCTGCTTCGCGACCAGCCCCGCCTGCTTCAATTCATCGGTGGCGAGGCGAACGAACTTCTTGTCCTTCGTCCAGTAGACCGCGCTGTAGTTCACCACGCGGTCGGTGCCGGCCTGTTTCTCCTGCATCGGCTGGAGCCGGTCGTCCTTCCAGTGCCACACCACGAGGTCCGGCTTCGCGCCGTCGCTCGCGCCACCGGTAGTCGGGCCGGCCTTTTTGCCCTTCTTCCCGTCGTCCTTCGGATCGACCTTCGCCTCGGTCTTCATCTCTTTCGGCGCCGGAGCGACCTCGCCCTTCTTCTTGCGCGCGGTGATGTTGAAGCTGAAGCCGTCGAGTGCGTCGGTCCACGAGGCCGATCCGGTGATCCCCATGTCTTTCGGGAAGTCCTTATCGTCCTTCGGATCGTAGGTCGTCTTCGTGGGCTTCGCGCCGAGGTCGGTGAAGCCGATCACGCTGATCCACTTCGCCTCGTACCCCGGGTCGTCGGTGACCTTCGTAACGGTGAATGCGGTGGTGTCCTCGTTCCACGACAGCCCGCGGTACGCCGCCTTACCCGATTCGATCAGATGGACCGCGCCGGTCTTCATGTCGCGCAGGTGAACACCGTTCCCGAGTTGCCCCGCCGCGTCGATTACGGTGATTAACCACGCGCCCGCCTTGTCGAACTCAAAATCAGCGACGTTGCCCAGAACGAGATCGGTTCCCGTCGCCAGTTCGCGCAGAACGAGGTCCGAACCCGAGTGTGCGGGTGCAGCGCCCGGACCGGGCGGGTCCGTGACCTTGCGGAACACGATGTGCGTCGCGGCCTCGCCGTTGAAGCGGAGCGACGCGGCCCCCTCGATCTCGGTTTTCTCGCCGTTGGCCAAGTTGACCAAAACAACCTTCGCCTTCGGGCGCGTGGTGCCCGGCGCAGCCCCCTTCGGGGTGACCGAAGCGTAGGTGAACGCGAACCACTTGCTATCGAGGGAGAACAGCAGCGCGCCGAACCCTTGGCCGCCGGAGAACTTCGTTTCCTTGCCGTCCGCGGTGTTGCGCAGGATCAGGTCGGCCTCGCCCTCGTTCGCGCCAACTCGGTGGGCGAACCACTTGCCGTCCGGCGACAGTGCGACCCCACGAACGGAGCGCCAGGTTTCCGCTTCGGCCAACGTGAGGGGCTTTTTCCCGGTCCCCGTGGACGCGGATTTCGCCTTGAGGTCGTCGAGCTTCTTTTTGAGTTCGGCGATCTGCTTTTCGATTTCCGCGGCTTGTTGCTCGCGGGTTTTCGGTGGGTCTTCGGCGCGGATGACGGCAACGAATCCGCCGACGAGCACGAGCGCCGCGAGTCCGCGGCGGAGCAGGAACATAGAGCGGAACAAGGCCGGTCTCCGAGCGGGTGGGTGCCGGCCCGACCCGCGAACGGGAAGGTCTGCGCCGGTTCGTGGCGCGAGTTGGGAATCGTCCGTTCCATCGAAATGCGACCGGCGCGGCACCGGAGGCCGAGGATTATTTTGCCCAGCTTACCAATTCATCCCCGGCGTGTCGATAAAACTGGCGTGATTGTGCGCTTTGAACATGGCAGTGTTTGTGGATTGTGCCCAATGGCTGCCAACATTTCTGGACGGTTCGCGAAATATTAGGATGGCGACGGCGAGCGTGGTCCGTTACGACCAAAACCAACATCCAACACGAGAGGCAGCCGTGGCCGAGAAAGATGAGTTCGCACCGCTCCGGTTCCTAGACGGTGACGGGAGTTGCAGTTTGATGCTCACGGAATTCAGCCCGTGGGCCGCTACGTTTGAGGAACTGGAGTGGGACGGCGGCGGGTACAGTTGGCACGGGGTAGCCGATGCGCTCGTCCGACTCAAGGCCCCGAAGTTGAAGAAGAAGATCAAATACGATCCGGAAGGCAGCATGTTCGTCGCGTTCGGGCCGGACCGCGACGCGCTGGTGCAACTCGCCCGGTTGATGCTCGAAGCAATGGCCGATCCCGCCGTGTTGAGAGAGGCGATCGAAAAGGCAAACCCGAGGCTGATGGATTAGGAAACCGGATCGTCAGTTCAAAGTTTGCTTCGAGGAACATTTCAAGGCAGACGACTGGCTCGGGCGGGTGCGTGCCAAGAACGCACCCGCCCGAGCGGTCTTAACGAGTTCCGTCCGTCACATTAAGGAAGTGCCCCCGGTACGGTCAGATCGTTTGCGAACCAAATCTTCTCCCAGTACGCCCTACTGTGCTCATCTACTGTCCCGGGGAACGCGCCAGGTTTGTCTTTGAGTTTCTCGAATACCGTTTTCATCTGGTCGAGCGTTTTCTGTGATCGGGCTCTGTCGCCTTTATTCGAGTGCGCGTGGTACGTCAGACTCAGGATGACGAGTTCTTCGACCGTGCCCTTGTATCGCTCCAGCATCGGCCCGGCCGCAGTAATAACCTCATCCGGTTTCTTGGCCCGCAGGAACGCACTGAGACAGTGGAGTTCGGCTTGCGTGCGGACCCATGTTGCACGTTTATCTACTGTTGAGCGTTTATCTACGCCGCCGACTTTCTCGTGTGTATCCACTTCGGTGATTGCTTCACGAAAGCACGCAGTCGCTTCGGTAAACAGTCTAGCGGCTTCTTCCACCGAATTACTTTTCGCTGCCCGTTGGTTGATGCAGATACCGAGTTGGACATCGCGCGCGGCCCGCTCCAGCCCCTTGTAGTCCGCCAGTCGTTTACGAATAAAGGCCTCGGCGCCCCCGAAATCGCCAGTTTTCATCAATGTCTGGATGTGTTCGTCCTCTTCGATAACGTGCGACATTGCGCGCGGCACCGGTGCAGTGATGACCTTCTCGGGTGTACCTGTTTGTACTGCCGGTGGTCCCTTAG
This region of Gemmata massiliana genomic DNA includes:
- a CDS encoding Imm51 family immunity protein encodes the protein MAEKDEFAPLRFLDGDGSCSLMLTEFSPWAATFEELEWDGGGYSWHGVADALVRLKAPKLKKKIKYDPEGSMFVAFGPDRDALVQLARLMLEAMADPAVLREAIEKANPRLMD
- a CDS encoding S9 family peptidase, producing MFRSMFLLRRGLAALVLVGGFVAVIRAEDPPKTREQQAAEIEKQIAELKKKLDDLKAKSASTGTGKKPLTLAEAETWRSVRGVALSPDGKWFAHRVGANEGEADLILRNTADGKETKFSGGQGFGALLFSLDSKWFAFTYASVTPKGAAPGTTRPKAKVVLVNLANGEKTEIEGAASLRFNGEAATHIVFRKVTDPPGPGAAPAHSGSDLVLRELATGTDLVLGNVADFEFDKAGAWLITVIDAAGQLGNGVHLRDMKTGAVHLIESGKAAYRGLSWNEDTTAFTVTKVTDDPGYEAKWISVIGFTDLGAKPTKTTYDPKDDKDFPKDMGITGSASWTDALDGFSFNITARKKKGEVAPAPKEMKTEAKVDPKDDGKKGKKAGPTTGGASDGAKPDLVVWHWKDDRLQPMQEKQAGTDRVVNYSAVYWTKDKKFVRLATDELKQAGLVAKQKYAIGRDSKPYEYMSYLNGKLYTDVYVIDPKTGTKTKAAEKLASLFFGGASASPSPVGTHFLYYKDGHYHVYDMTAGKGTNVTEKVGTSFVDTDDDHNFDKPATPAFGWSRDGKFVLLSDGWDIWRVSVDGSGGTSLTENGKKDGIRYRGLNQFEAEPKPGVDLTRPVYTAMYGEWTKKDGFARIDPSKPGANVLLWGDCAYGVQAKARKADTFVFSRQTSVDYPDFYIADATFKNAKKVTDANPQQKDYKWSAGTKLIEYKGVGGMKLQGALFLPADYEPGKKYPTIVYIYEKLSQNMHRYQPPSAGAIGSIYTSAGYAVLMPDITYRLNDPGVSAAECILPALDAAVASGVVDGDKIALHGHSWGGYQTAFMVTQTNRFKCAIAGAALTDLVSMYSSVYWNVGMANQPIFESSQGRFTAGYWDLQEAYIRNSPVYHAKNVNTPLLLLHNDKDGAVDFTQGVEYYNTLRRLQKPVVMLQYRGENHGLVKPENRTDYAIRMREFFDHHLMGKPAPDWWAEGVPHLKMEDHLKARPKP